The genomic stretch TATAATTTTAAATAGCACTTATAATATCATACTTTGTAATTATATGATGATTGCCATTTTCTAAAGCCACTAATACAGCTTGATTGTCTTTATTTATCAATTTAGAAATCTCTTCTAATTTTGCAGATTTCTCAACAATAGGATATGATTTACCCATAATATCTTTAATAGGTTTATCTGCAATATCTTTATCAGAAATAAAATTGTGTAATAAAACAGATTCATCTATTGATCCAACAAAACCATTAACATCTTTTACAGGAATTTGAGAAATTTTATAATCTCGCATTCTTTCGATTGCATGGGAAACTAATTCTTCTGTTTGTGCTGTAACTAAAGGTTTATCAGAATGATTTTTAATTAAATCTGCTGCAGTTTTAATTTCATCTTCTAAAAAACCTCTTTCTCGCATCCAATCATCATTAAACATTTTACCAACATATCTACTACCGTGATCGTGAAACAGAACAACTACAACATCATCTTTAGTAAAATGTTCTTTTAATTGCAACATACCTTTAATAGCAGAACCTGCAGAGTTACCAACAAAAATACCTTCTTCTTTTGCAATTTTTCTTGTGTAAACTGCGGCATCTTTATCGGTTACTTTTGTAAAACCATCAATTAATGAGAAGTCTACATTTTTTGGCAAAATATCTTCACCAATACCTTCTGTGATATAAGGATAAATTTCATTCTCATCAAAAATACCCGTTTCATGATATTTTTTAAACACAGAACCGTAAGTGTCTATTCCCCAAATTTTAATATTTGGATTTTTCTCTTTTAAATATTTAGCTGTACCCGAAATAGTACCTCCGGTACCAACACCAACTACAAAATGAGTTATTTTACCAGCTGTTTGTTCCCAAATTTCTGGTCCAGTTTGCTCGTAATGTGCTGTTGCATTACTTGGGTTATCGTATTGATTTACATACCAAGAATTTGGTGTTTCTGCTCCTAATCGTTTGGAAACCGAATAATAAGATCTTGGATCTTCTGGCTCTACATTAGTTGGACAAACAATTACTTCTGCACCAACAGCACGTAAAATATCCATTTTCTCTTTAGATTGTTTATCAGAAATTACAAAAATACATTTGTAACCTTTTATAATTGCTGCTAAAGCTAATCCCATACCTGTGTTACCAGATGTACCTTCAATAATTGTTCCGCCCGGTTTTAAACGACCATCTGCTTCTGCATCTTCAATCATCTTTAAAGCCATTCTATCTTTAACAGAATTACCCGGATTAAAAGTTTCTACTTTTGCTAAAACTAAAGCATCTATTTCTTTTGTAACACTGTTTAATTGAACCAATGGTGTATTACCAATAGTTTCTAATATATTCTTTGCGTATTTCATGTCTTAAATTTCTGATGCAAAGATAAAATATTTTTATGCCTTAAATCATATTTTAAGAAACCTTAACCTAATTTTTAAGCGAACTTAATAGATTTTGAAGGGTTAATTTTTGTGATTATATAAGAAGGGATAATCAACATTAAAAAACATAAAATTAATGTCCCAATATTTAATGCTAAAATTGCACCAATACTTATATGTACAGGCATTACAGAAACGTAATATGTTTCTGGATTTAATGTAATTAGTTTGAAAAAGTGTTGTACACCAATAATTGATAAACCTATAATATTCCCCCAGAAAAGACCTTTTAAAATTAAATAAGAAGCGTTGTATAAAAAAATCTTTCTTATACTTGAATTACTACTTCCTAAAGCTTTTAAAATACCAATCATTTGCACACGTTCTAATATTAAAACAAGCAAAGCAGTAATCATATTTATACCTGCAATTAGAATCATTATTGCAATAATAAACCAAACATTATTGTCAAATAATTTAATCCAATCGAATACTGTTGGGTAAATATCTGTAATCGTTTTTGCATTGAGTGTTAAACTTACTTCGCTATAAATTTCTTCTCCTTTTGCTTCTATATCATCAAAACTATTTAAAACAACTTCAAAACCACCAACTTGGTTCTCTGTCCATTTATTTAATTTTTGAACTTCTCTAATATCTCCAATCATCATATTTTCATCAAACTGCATAAAACCAGAATTGTAAATACCAACAACTTGGTATTTTCTATTAGATGGAAGTTTATTTTGTACAGATTTTAAAAATGACGCAGAAATTGTGTCATTTAATTTTAATTGAAGTCTATTTACAATTGTTTGCGATAATA from Polaribacter marinaquae encodes the following:
- a CDS encoding pyridoxal-phosphate dependent enzyme, giving the protein MKYAKNILETIGNTPLVQLNSVTKEIDALVLAKVETFNPGNSVKDRMALKMIEDAEADGRLKPGGTIIEGTSGNTGMGLALAAIIKGYKCIFVISDKQSKEKMDILRAVGAEVIVCPTNVEPEDPRSYYSVSKRLGAETPNSWYVNQYDNPSNATAHYEQTGPEIWEQTAGKITHFVVGVGTGGTISGTAKYLKEKNPNIKIWGIDTYGSVFKKYHETGIFDENEIYPYITEGIGEDILPKNVDFSLIDGFTKVTDKDAAVYTRKIAKEEGIFVGNSAGSAIKGMLQLKEHFTKDDVVVVLFHDHGSRYVGKMFNDDWMRERGFLEDEIKTAADLIKNHSDKPLVTAQTEELVSHAIERMRDYKISQIPVKDVNGFVGSIDESVLLHNFISDKDIADKPIKDIMGKSYPIVEKSAKLEEISKLINKDNQAVLVALENGNHHIITKYDIISAI
- a CDS encoding ABC transporter permease, with translation MNYELYIAKRIIAGKKYKNSISSPIIKIAIAAIALGMIIMLIAVATAAGLQTKIRDKMAGFKGHVQIVNYDNNNSDVSTTPIDIEQDFYPEFKNIDGIKNVQVYASKGGLLRTETAFEGVVFKGVSSDYDWSIFNEYLVEGRLPDFTLPRTKGVLLSQTIVNRLQLKLNDTISASFLKSVQNKLPSNRKYQVVGIYNSGFMQFDENMMIGDIREVQKLNKWTENQVGGFEVVLNSFDDIEAKGEEIYSEVSLTLNAKTITDIYPTVFDWIKLFDNNVWFIIAIMILIAGINMITALLVLILERVQMIGILKALGSSNSSIRKIFLYNASYLILKGLFWGNIIGLSIIGVQHFFKLITLNPETYYVSVMPVHISIGAILALNIGTLILCFLMLIIPSYIITKINPSKSIKFA